gaatgtgtcataatgtatgcatcctaggtctaaAGTTCTAAGGTCAGTCTGTCAgtctgtccatccgtttgttgttcttaacaaattgtgtccgctctacctctcgagaaccgttaatatttcatactttatacttggtgggtcataatatattgaaggcataattctaaaaatatgtgacaaatatcaattgggcagcacctttaaacatattgttcaaacatcaatccatacatccagaagtcaccttagagtagtcaacaattagttcacatcatgcagtcatatcactattatactatgaaagtaagatgagaatatttatcagttttaacttaaaatcttagattgaaatcacacatgagactccttagagtagtcaacaattagttcacatcatgcagtcatatcactattatactatgaaatagTACTATCACTattaccccacgttattgacagcggggcccacagagatggcttccatctcaatgatatctagttcttgctgcttacaattatctctatctataacagtagtttctgtggaaaatattagtgaaaatctacaaattttatgaaaattgtcaCAAGTTAAAaatgactatgaagggcaataactccttaggggtcaattgactattttggtaaTGTTGGCAATGATGCTTGTGGCcgagtttttttattttggcccagtagtttcagaggagaagatttttctaaaagtttacaaagatttacgaaaaatggttaaaaaattgactataaagggtaaTAACTACTAAAGGGGTCatctgaccattttggtcatgttgacttatttgtagatcttactttgcagaacattattgctgtttacagtttatctctatctataataatattcaagataataaccaaaaacagcaaaatttcctcaaaattaccaattcagggccagcaacctaacaacataatgtccgattcatctgaaaattttagggcagatagatcttgacctgatattttaatttgaccatgtcagatttgctctaaatgctttggtttatgagttataagccaaaaactgcattttaccccttatgttctacttttagccgtggcggccatcttggttggttggccgggtcatcggacgcaatttttaaactagataccccaatgatgattatgggtaagtttggttaaatttggcccagtagtttcagaggagaagatttttgtaaaagttaacgcaggacgacgaagGACGCCAGGTGATGTGAAAAGCttacttggcccttcgggccaggtgagctaaaaatgtataCCGACTTGTTACATTTAATGTTGGCCAAAGAACCATGCAAATGATGTCAGCAGTCAGGCAAACATGTACACCTCATAATTATTCCTTACACCCATGTTATGCCTTATCTGAGCAAttaatctgaaaaaataaaacttaagtGTTGACCAACTATAAATCAAAATGAGGACGACGTTTTGTGAACCCATCAGGCTCTTAAAGTTTCTTAAAGTAAATCAATGAACCatatgaggtcaaggtgaaacGAAACATACCCCTTTATTGGCATGTATATATCTTACAAAATCTTATGATATATCAACGAATATATATACCAAACACAGATGTACCATTACTTAGTCTTTATAATCGAAAAAGGTCAAGTCATGGTAGTACTAATTTACTGTTGACACAGAATATCAATGTCTCACTTTTCGACAGAAGTAAAATGGACAGCAACATTGATCATTTATTCAAAGTCGCTGGCTCATGACCTAGATAGCAGAACCTCAAAATAGTTGTCACGGAACACTGACATGTACTACATGTAATAGTAAagcaattttatacaaaatatgatcGATACATCACAAGTAGAGTCTATCAAATTGACACAAACCAAAAACCGAACCTTGAACATTTCTATATAATGCAGTCGCTGGACAATGAGGCCAGTAACAACTGAAATATACAAGATGGCAACTACAGACCATAAGGCAGTTGTATCTTTTTGACAGGATGTGGATACCGAACATTAATCTTTACATAAGAAGTTTACGTCACCGTCAACAGATTCAcatctccaccagagaccaataGACATAGAAGTTAGCCATGCGACCTTCAAAATTGAGCAAAACGTATACCATTATACCGGTATATTTATGTCTTGCCTTCTGCTACATTTGTTTTAGACGAGAGATCTTTaggtaaatgtaaaaataaaatctcatACTTGGGAGTTCATTATAACATCACGTATAAGTAAGCAAACAGAACCATTTTTTTGCCAAGCCGGCTTAacacaaatatactgaacttTCACTTTTGCATGGTGTTTAACTTAAAAGAAACTAACCATTGAAAAATAACTTCAAGAACTGAACCGAGGAGCACCAAACTAACAGCAATGTATAATGATAGTATGTTAATGTACTTGCTTTGGGTAAAATTTCCGTTACTGCGAGAGATTTTTTTATCGGTGATTGTCTTTTGTATTTGTGATATTTGTGCATGTAACCTTCAGTTTCAATCCCTGTACAGCCGAATATCAAATATTGCTAATCTGTTGTTTTGTGAGACCTTTGATTGTTAATTTGTTGTTCTGTTAGACTTTTGATGCGTGTTTTGGTACATCGGATTGAGCTAAAATAAAATCAGTGATTGTCTAAGTTTCTGGCTGTTATATTCGTTTTTCGTTACAATTAAATAAGGCCCTTGTTCTATTTAATGTCGGGGACTATTATGGTTGACTTTACAGTTTGATTTTTGCTCATTGTGGAAGGCCGTGTGGCTACCTTTACATAGAAGATAATTGCTTAAATCCATGTCATGTTAACGGAAACGTGTTGCCAAAACAGTTCTAATGTGTGAAAACCGAATACCTCAAAAGTATCTGAACCTGGAAATTCTATGTGTGAAAACCGAAAACCTCAAAAGTATCTGAACCTGGAAATTCTATGTGTGAAAACCGAAAACTTCAAAAGTATCTGAACCAGGAAATTCTATGTGTGAAAACCGTAAATCTCAAAAGTATCTGAACCTGGAAATTCTATGTGTGAAAACCGAAAACCTCAAATGTATCTGAACCTGGAAATTCTATGTGTGAAAACCGAAAACCTCAAATGTATCTGAACCAGGAAATTTTATGTGTGAAAACCGAAAACCTCTAAAGTATCTGAACCATCAAATTCTATGTGTGAAAACCGAAAACCTCTAAAGTATCTGAACCAGGAAATTTTATGTGTGAAAACCGAAAACCCCAAAAGTATCTGAACCATCAAATTCTATGTGTGAAaaccaaaaacttcaaaaatatcTGAACCTTgaaattctttcattttaatttatgacaaagtaataataatatctTCATTGTTCAATAATTTAATATCATGATGGTGTAATATTTCAATAGATAACTGGACAGTTGTTTGTTTGTATCCAGTATATCTGTAAATTATTCTTCAAGTTTCACTTTTAAAATTAGtcttttttaaagttcattgaGCTTTAAGAAATGTTTAAGCTTCCTCTTCTCCTTCTTCCTCTTCGAATTCTCCTTCCTCTTCGGCTGTTGCATCCTGGTATTGTTGATATTCTGAGACCAAATCGTTCATGTTGGATTCGGCTTCTGTGAATTCCATCTCGTCCATACCTTCACCAGTGTACCAATGCAAGAAAGCTTTACGTCTGAACATAGCGGTGAATTGTTCTGAGATTCTCTTGAAGAGTTCTTGGATGGCAGTGCTGTTTCCAATAAATGTTGCAGACATCTTAAGACCACGTGGTGGAATGTCACAGACGGCTGTCTTGACGTTGTTTGGGATCCATTCAACGAAGTAGCTGCTGTTCTTGTTCTGTACGTTCAACATTTGTTCATCAACCTCCTTCATTGACATACGTCCTCTGAACATACAAGCTACTGTGAGGTATCTTCCGTGACGGGGATCGCAAGCTGCCATCATGTTCTTGGCATCAAACATCTGTTGGGTAAGTTCTGGTACAGTTAAAGCTCTGTACTGTTGGCTACCACGTGATGTCAGGGGTGCGAATCCTGGCATGAAGAAATGGAGACGTGGGAATGGTACCATGTTGACGGCCAATTTACGGAGATCGGCATTCAACTGACCTGGGAATCGGAGACATGTGGTGACACCTGACATTGTTGCGGAGACGAGATGGTTAAGATCACCGTATGTTGGTGTTGTAAGTTTGAGGGTTCTGAAGCAGATATCGTAAAGAGCCTCGTTGTCGATACAGTATGTTTCGTCTGTGTTTTCTACCAATTGATGTACAGAGAGTGTGGCATTGTATGGTTCAACGACTGTGTCTGATACCTGAAACAGATAAAGTATAAATAGAGTTCGTTCAAGCAAAACATATTCGTCAAACAATACAGATAAAGGAAGATTAACCAAAACCAATAATTTAAGTTGaccttatatataaatatcaatggAAAATATATCTATATCCTAGTgcaatatttattgttaactatttgaaaatgcattttGATTTAGTTTCTCAAAgcttacaattttcaaaaaaaaccaTTGAAAAATAGATGCACCCTCCTATGTTCCACTATTGTCTGTgttccaaatgattttttttaatattcttttgaGAATATGGATATCTCAAAGCCAAAATCCcagtaaaatttgttttaaattcttcttTATGATTATCGAAGTTATCTCTTGAACTTGAAGCCATACTTACTTTTGGTGATGGTACAACTGAAAATGTGTTCATGATTCTGTCTGGGTATTCTTCACGGATTTTGGAGATAAGGAGTGTTCCCATTCCTGATCCGGTTCCACCTCCAAGTGAGTGTGTAAGTTGGAATCCCTGAAGACAATCACAGCTTTCAGCCTCTTTCCTGACAACATCGAGAACGGAGTCTACAAGTTCAGCACCCTCGGTGTAATGTCCCTTAGCCCAGTTGTTTCCTGCACCACTCTGTCCGAAAACAAAGTTGTCTGGTCTGAAGATTTGACCGAATGGTCCAGATCGGACAGAGTCCATGGTTCCGGGCTCCAAATCAACCAAGACAGCACGTGGCACATATTTTCCACCTGTAAATAAAGGACAGAGATCAATTGATGTTAATAGTTCAAGGTTTTATAATTGCATGCATGGTTTAACtttatctctttttttctatttttgtccTGTTTGGCGTAaactgaaagctttatttttgtatcatGCATCTTTTGTTCAATTTTATCACCAATTAAATAATTGAAGATAAATAAACTCTAAGTaaagaaaatagttttaaaagttttttacGCAGAGGGTCGGTCAATGAGCTTGTATTGCTAacgaaggttttttttaaatttcttttccttttttcactttttcacGTAAGAGTTTTTACTTATAATTTCTTATTTGGTTTCATACCTGTAGCTTCATTGTAGTAGACGTTGATTCTTTCTAATTGTAAGTCAGAATCTCCATGGTATGTTCCGGTGGGGTCAATACCGTGCTCGTCTGAGATGACTTCCCAGAACTACAATAAACAAGAGTAAACAATTGAATTAAGTACAgataaatatttcctttttgcGTCAATGTAATTATAACCAATACAAAAGATCGGAGTTGCACTagacaaaatttaaattactAAAATATTTGTTGTAGGTTATTACATTGAACAACACATTGAACTTTAATGTTTTTCCATGTTGGGTTGCTCTCTCGTTGCCATGGGTATATTAATGTTCActgcagggagataactctgtaaaaatcacctgaacgttttaattacgttctATTATTAAGGgaatataaagcttctcaatgatcaaaattagtgtgtcaaattgctatatattGTAATGTAGTTCGTTGGagttttatatattatcaaaatttgatgatAATTGAACgagcaaaattaattttagtaaagGTGTTTGGTAACTCCCTAAGGACCTTTCGTAGACATCAAACCACTTTGAATTTTGAAGTAATTAAGATTACATAATACTAATACACAtaataagttatttattttaaaagtgtcaAGTATTGATTACCAGTTGAACAAAATACAATTAACGtatgcaatatttaaaatacttaACAACCAGCCAAACAAATTGACGTACATGTATAAGACACTTaaaataaatagcaaatttataaacaaatttacttttaaaccATTTGAAAATCGCTTCAATATACTACTTAGAAAAACTGgctaaaaaaacacaaaaaatcaataggggaatagatagaaataattcaccaaagttttatgATAACTGCTGAATGCGTTTTTAAGTCATTGTCCCTAACtcgaaaatcccccctttttaatgAACGAAACTCCACTACAGGGATACGTAACagcttaaatttatataaatagaaagGAAGCTTACTTCGA
This Mytilus trossulus isolate FHL-02 chromosome 14, PNRI_Mtr1.1.1.hap1, whole genome shotgun sequence DNA region includes the following protein-coding sequences:
- the LOC134697440 gene encoding tubulin beta-4B chain-like, which translates into the protein MREIVHLQAGQCGNQIGAKFWEVISDEHGIDPTGTYHGDSDLQLERINVYYNEATGGKYVPRAVLVDLEPGTMDSVRSGPFGQIFRPDNFVFGQSGAGNNWAKGHYTEGAELVDSVLDVVRKEAESCDCLQGFQLTHSLGGGTGSGMGTLLISKIREEYPDRIMNTFSVVPSPKVSDTVVEPYNATLSVHQLVENTDETYCIDNEALYDICFRTLKLTTPTYGDLNHLVSATMSGVTTCLRFPGQLNADLRKLAVNMVPFPRLHFFMPGFAPLTSRGSQQYRALTVPELTQQMFDAKNMMAACDPRHGRYLTVACMFRGRMSMKEVDEQMLNVQNKNSSYFVEWIPNNVKTAVCDIPPRGLKMSATFIGNSTAIQELFKRISEQFTAMFRRKAFLHWYTGEGMDEMEFTEAESNMNDLVSEYQQYQDATAEEEGEFEEEEGEEEA